The following proteins are encoded in a genomic region of Maribacter hydrothermalis:
- a CDS encoding phospholipase A, producing the protein MKNNRIAFTLLYTTLFILLHMHSYSQDNIDDDWIFKNSKSLSELWELDDHHRGTFLITSYKPIYLSVAKYSTNPNEFPQAENSSKVLDAPVSLNDVEAKFQVSLKTKIFHNMFDGRMDLWMGYSQTAYWQIYNTERSRPFRELNYKPEIIANFPIKFKLLGFDAKMIGSSLIHESNGQSDPISRSWNRIAFHAGFERGNWQVMLKPWFKIGSKIDDNENISDYIGRGEADITYDWGRQRFRAIARHSLNYGNKSRGSLQLNWSFPILENFNGHLQFFDGYGETLIDYNHRQTTLGIGVSLIN; encoded by the coding sequence ATGAAAAATAATAGAATAGCCTTTACACTACTATACACTACCTTATTTATTTTACTTCATATGCACAGCTATAGTCAAGACAATATTGATGATGATTGGATTTTTAAAAACAGTAAAAGTCTTTCTGAATTATGGGAACTTGATGACCACCACCGAGGTACTTTTTTAATAACCTCTTACAAGCCTATATACCTAAGTGTTGCCAAATATTCTACCAACCCTAATGAATTTCCACAAGCAGAAAATTCTTCTAAAGTTTTAGATGCGCCCGTTAGCTTAAACGATGTGGAAGCTAAGTTCCAAGTAAGCCTCAAAACAAAAATTTTTCATAATATGTTTGATGGTCGTATGGACTTATGGATGGGATATTCGCAAACCGCCTACTGGCAAATTTATAATACCGAACGCTCACGACCCTTTAGAGAATTAAATTATAAACCAGAAATTATAGCCAATTTCCCAATTAAGTTTAAACTCCTTGGTTTTGATGCAAAAATGATAGGATCCTCTTTAATTCATGAGTCCAACGGTCAGTCGGACCCCATTTCAAGAAGCTGGAACCGTATTGCTTTTCATGCAGGTTTTGAACGTGGCAACTGGCAAGTAATGCTAAAACCATGGTTTAAAATAGGAAGTAAAATAGATGACAACGAAAATATTTCGGATTATATAGGCCGTGGCGAAGCCGATATAACGTATGACTGGGGTAGGCAACGTTTTCGTGCCATTGCAAGACATTCTTTAAATTATGGTAATAAAAGTAGAGGTAGCCTACAGTTAAATTGGTCATTTCCTATACTTGAAAACTTTAATGGTCATCTTCAATTTTTTGATGGTTACGGCGAAACACTTATCGATTACAACCACCGACAAACAACTTTAGGTATCGGCGTATCATTGATAAATTAA